Sequence from the Candidatus Binatia bacterium genome:
CAATCCGGGAGACAAGCAGGCGGAAGAGAAGTTCAAGGAGCTGTCGGAGGCCTACCAGGTGCTGACGGATCCGGAGAAGCGCGCTCAGTACAATCAGTTCGGCCATGCTGCCTTCGGCAACGGCGGCCCATTTCAAGGGGCGGGCTTCGATTTTACCTCCGGCTTCGAGGACATTTTCGGCGATATCTTCGGCGAGTTCTTCGGCGCCGGGCCGAGCCGCCGGCGCGGCCGTTCTCGGGGCGACGATCTGCGCTACAATCTCGAAATCAGCTTCGAAGAGGCCGCCTTCGGGACCGAGAAAAAAATCAAGATTCCCCGGCACGGCGCTTGCGATGAGTGTCACGGCAGCGGCAGCAAGCCGGGAACTTCCGCCAAAACCTGCCCGACCTGCCACGGCCGCGGCCAGGTGAGTTTTCAGCAGGGATTTTTCACCGTCTCGCGCACCTGCAGCCAGTGCCATGGACAGGGAACGTTTATCGCCGACCCCTGCGCCGCTTGCAGCGGCGCGGGGCGGGTGCGGAAACTCCATACTTTAAGCGTCAAGATTCCGGCCGGCGTCGATAACGGCTCGCGACTAAAACTCAGAAACGAGGGAGAAACCGGCGCCGCGGGAGGCCCAGCCGGCGATCTCTACGTGGTGATCCAAGTTCAGCCGCATCCGCTCTTCGTTCGCG
This genomic interval carries:
- the dnaJ gene encoding molecular chaperone DnaJ — translated: MNGKRDYYEVLGVDRNAGEEEVKKAYRKLALKYHPDRNPGDKQAEEKFKELSEAYQVLTDPEKRAQYNQFGHAAFGNGGPFQGAGFDFTSGFEDIFGDIFGEFFGAGPSRRRGRSRGDDLRYNLEISFEEAAFGTEKKIKIPRHGACDECHGSGSKPGTSAKTCPTCHGRGQVSFQQGFFTVSRTCSQCHGQGTFIADPCAACSGAGRVRKLHTLSVKIPAGVDNGSRLKLRNEGETGAAGGPAGDLYVVIQVQPHPLFVREGLHIICDMPISFVQAALGAEIDVPTLEGKVKMKIPPGTQSGKVFRLKGRGVRDVHGYQQGDQLVRATVETPTHLTARQKELLKEFAALGGEDIHPLSKGFFEKVRQIFG